The following coding sequences lie in one Ctenopharyngodon idella isolate HZGC_01 chromosome 11, HZGC01, whole genome shotgun sequence genomic window:
- the comtb gene encoding catechol O-methyltransferase B, with translation MLLVLLCWFVGVTVLLYVLYSWLIPAVVQFNGSLALLWHDVIVERALDTLTRSTRPQRLLKAVQKNATRGDPQSVISAIDHFCRHSEWAMNIGDEKGTILDSVVNELNPEKVLELGTYCGYSTVRIARLLPPGARLITLEFNGDYAAIARQVIAWAGLEDKVQLVEGASEDWIPRMKEHFGIETVDLVFLDHWKDRYLPDTKLMEDCGLLRKGTVLLADNVICPGVPDYLQYVRNSLSYKSCYFKSHLEYTKAEDGLEKSMFLG, from the exons ATGTTGCTGGTGTTGCTGTGCTGGTTTGTCGGGGTCACAGTGCTTTTATACGTCTTGTACTCCTGGCTCATCCCTGCTGTTGTGCAGTTCAACGGCAGTCTCGCGTTACTCTGGCACGATGTCATCGTTGAGCGTGCTCTTGATACTCTGACCAGATCTACTCGACCACAG CGTCTGCTGAAAGCAGTACAGAAGAATGCAACCCGAGGTGACCCTCAGAGTGTGATCTCGGCCATTGATCATTTCTGCCGACACAGTGAATGGGCTATGAACATTGGAGACGAGAAAG GTACTATCTTGGACTCAGTGGTGAATGAATTGAACCCAGAGAAGGTCCTAGAGTTGGGCACATACTGTGGATACTCTACAGTGCGCATCGCTCGTCTGCTTCCTCCTGGAGCTCGTCTGATAACACTGGAGTTCAATGGTGATTATGCTGCAATTGCTCGACAAGTAATCGCCTGGGCAGGTCTTGAAGACAAA GTCCAGCTTGTAGAAGGTGCGTCTGAAGATTGGATCCCACGCATGAAGGAGCACTTTGGAATTGAAACAGTTGATTTAGTTTTTCTGGACCACTGGAAGGACCGTTACCTCCCTGACACAAAATTAATGGAG gaTTGTGGTCTACTAAGGAAAGGCACCGTTCTGCTTGCTGATAATGTGATCTGTCCGGGAGTCCCAGACTATCTTCAATATGTGCGCAATAGCCTTTCCTATAAAAGCTGCTATTTTAAATCCCATTTAGAGTACACCAAGGCAGAGGACGGCTTGGAGAAGTCCATGTTTTTGGGCTAG